In one window of Tellurirhabdus rosea DNA:
- a CDS encoding YceI family protein yields the protein MKTFLFAALCLVAGLLTSFTEPAARRKLMADKSASTISYAMRHPMHEWEGISRDVVCAIVYDDEAKKIENVAAVVKVSTFDSQNTNRDSHALEVLDALKYPNVTFSSQDIKPGANNTLAIRGNLTFHNVTRPVTLQAVRKDGNGRFTIEGQFDLKLSDYKIERPTLMMVPTEDEVKMKFTFVFKE from the coding sequence ATGAAAACTTTCCTTTTTGCGGCCCTGTGTCTGGTCGCCGGGTTGCTTACGTCCTTTACCGAACCGGCGGCCCGCCGTAAACTGATGGCCGACAAAAGCGCTTCGACCATTTCCTACGCCATGCGCCACCCCATGCACGAATGGGAAGGCATCAGCCGCGACGTGGTCTGCGCCATTGTGTACGACGACGAAGCGAAAAAAATCGAAAACGTGGCGGCCGTCGTCAAGGTTTCGACCTTCGACAGCCAGAATACCAACCGCGACTCGCACGCGCTGGAAGTGCTCGATGCGCTGAAATACCCGAATGTGACGTTCAGCAGTCAGGACATCAAACCCGGCGCCAACAATACGCTCGCCATCCGGGGTAACCTGACCTTCCACAACGTCACCCGCCCCGTCACGCTCCAGGCAGTCCGCAAGGACGGCAACGGCCGCTTCACCATCGAAGGCCAGTTCGACCTCAAATTATCCGACTACAAAATCGAACGCCCCACCCTGATGATGGTCCCGACGGAGGATGAGGTGAAGATGAAGTTTACGTTTGTGTTTAAAGAATGA
- a CDS encoding cytochrome c oxidase subunit 3: MSNFLTRRREPKRFMLWLLIAGSVFIFTILLAAYIVRRTSADWKDIAMPRVFLASTAVILASSLTLHIANGAFRQERFRQYRSYMGTTLFLGILFVLLQILGWREWVMDGVYLQTNPSSSFLYLLSGLHLLHILIGLIFLGIAYAEAIRRKPYIEIFVYSVNPPNQLRLRLVTLYWHFVDVLWMYVFLFLLFHHGV; this comes from the coding sequence ATGAGTAACTTTCTCACCCGACGCCGGGAACCCAAACGATTCATGTTGTGGCTGCTCATTGCCGGCAGCGTGTTTATTTTCACCATTCTTCTGGCTGCTTATATCGTGCGCCGGACCAGCGCCGACTGGAAGGACATTGCGATGCCCAGGGTGTTTCTGGCCAGCACGGCCGTCATTCTGGCCAGCAGCCTGACGCTGCACATCGCCAACGGCGCTTTTCGGCAGGAGCGGTTCCGGCAATACCGGAGTTACATGGGCACGACCCTGTTTCTGGGCATTCTGTTCGTCCTGCTGCAGATTCTGGGCTGGCGCGAGTGGGTGATGGACGGGGTTTATCTGCAAACCAACCCGTCGAGCAGCTTTCTGTATCTTCTCTCCGGGCTGCACCTGCTGCACATTCTGATCGGCTTAATCTTCCTCGGAATTGCCTACGCTGAAGCCATCCGTCGCAAGCCTTATATCGAAATTTTCGTCTACAGCGTCAATCCCCCCAATCAGCTCCGCCTCCGCCTCGTCACGCTCTACTGGCACTTTGTAGACGTGCTCTGGATGTACGTGTTTCTGTTTTTGCTGTTTCACCACGGGGTGTAG
- a CDS encoding 4-(cytidine 5'-diphospho)-2-C-methyl-D-erythritol kinase, which produces MVQFPNVKINIGLNIVEKRPDGFHNLESCFYPVGWTDVLEVVPAETFSFTTGGLAIPGDPARNLCVRAYESLKQDFDLPPVKMHLHKIVPIGAGLGGGSADAAFALKLLNEKFALGLSPDQMEGYARPLGSDCAFFVRNEPVYCVEKGDVFEEISLSLKGYAAVLVYPNLAISTAEAYAGIRPRRPEVPLRALLETPVAEWRRAVRNDFEESLFPKYPVLEKLKAELYEQGAVYASMSGSGSTIYGIFEQAPVLPNHFAAYRVWQGDL; this is translated from the coding sequence ATGGTGCAGTTTCCCAACGTGAAGATTAATATCGGTCTGAACATCGTCGAAAAACGCCCGGACGGGTTCCACAACCTCGAATCCTGCTTCTATCCGGTCGGGTGGACGGATGTGCTGGAGGTGGTCCCGGCCGAAACGTTTTCCTTCACCACCGGCGGACTGGCCATCCCCGGCGACCCGGCCCGCAACCTCTGCGTGCGGGCTTACGAGTCCCTGAAGCAGGACTTCGATCTGCCGCCGGTGAAGATGCACCTGCACAAAATCGTGCCCATCGGGGCCGGGCTGGGCGGCGGTTCGGCTGATGCGGCGTTTGCCCTGAAGCTGCTCAATGAAAAATTTGCGCTCGGTCTTTCGCCGGACCAGATGGAGGGTTACGCCCGGCCGCTGGGCAGCGATTGCGCGTTTTTTGTCCGCAACGAGCCCGTTTACTGCGTGGAAAAGGGGGATGTTTTTGAAGAAATCAGCCTTTCGTTGAAAGGCTATGCGGCTGTACTGGTGTACCCGAATCTGGCGATTTCGACGGCGGAAGCGTACGCCGGGATCCGCCCGCGCCGCCCGGAGGTGCCGCTGCGGGCCTTACTGGAGACGCCGGTCGCGGAATGGCGCCGGGCCGTCCGGAATGATTTTGAGGAAAGCCTGTTTCCGAAGTATCCCGTTCTGGAGAAGCTGAAAGCGGAACTGTACGAACAGGGGGCCGTCTACGCCAGCATGAGCGGCTCCGGGTCGACGATTTACGGGATTTTTGAGCAAGCGCCCGTTCTGCCAAACCATTTTGCGGCCTATCGCGTTTGGCAGGGAGACCTTTGA
- a CDS encoding PQQ-dependent sugar dehydrogenase: protein MSRNFKVSVWMLLVLCCLGISTRGFAQLEAGFQDQPFVGSFPNGTGMTFDRNGILYVWEKGGKLWRVENGVKPAAPMLDISEEVGDYGDHGLLSVVTDPNFATNGYVYLYYVADLHHLLYYGTPQYDPTKTISDRSTIVRVARYTARASDGMRTIDPASRLLLLGETKSTGIPVLHLSHAGGAMVFGTDGTLLISTGDGAGFGSPDMGSHPETFFQAGLDDGIIPASENIGCFRAQSLNSLCGKVLRINPGTGNGVSSNPYYDAANPRSPKSRIWAAGLRNPFRMSLRPGTGVTDPAAGNPGALYIGDVGYSRFEEIDVVTGKGQNFGWPFYEGMDRGSDEFWWNNAGIPYRPATPIGAVVAWRGTGLVRRGATQYPLGQAPFAIQGISGNCVIGGEFHPGGGNYPAAYQNRYFFTDYGSGWIIGSRFDAGNEPEENGMISMARGGFIPGVACMAFNPVDKNLYYMRFGQGASIRRVVYAGAVNQPPVARITADRTSGNSPLTVAFSGSQSTDPDGQPLTYTWNFGDGTTGTGLAPTHTFTTTATGPNSYTVTLTVADNAGGSAQAQQVISMRNTPPVISGTSLDAIVRFDNTQAQTVNLSATVSDAQTPNAQLTYKWSAFLYHNDHRHHDLDINAPTGTLSISPLSCDGSATYWYRIYLTVTDPGGLSTEYYKDLYPACAGQQQTITFPTLADRTTASPSFIPQATASSGLPVEYFVVEGPAFINNGRVELNGGQGRVTIRATQHGNSTFSPATAVERSFNVTGVQAFNPAYTRPEGHLDEADCSFVKGWVVDRNQPNVPITVDLYIDGQFEATLRADLYRQDLAQYLGDNGYHGFLYTLPAGRRTGGTHRVEAKFGGTTLALNTPMRQYTCTAPAPTPAPAPAPAPTPAPTPAPAPAPTVSYGAPEGHLDEAQCDFVKGWAVDRRALNQSVNVDIFMDGTLIGTIKADLSRPDVGTYLGDNGLHGFRFPIPTNYQTPGTHRIEARFAGSTIVLTGSPKQYTCTTPAPQAAPAPTPPTAVTYGSPEGHLDVAQCDLVKGWAVDRRALNQSISVDIYLDGTLIATVKADQSRPDVGTYLGDNGLHGFQYAIPATYRTPGTHRIEVKYATSNQALLDSPRQYSCNSVARTAAVAKEPTPQQVAEGQWRLFPNPTTDEVTVELPAVFSASDVQLFIVTQSGGKVAIPASMVQISGNQLRVSTQALQLPKGLYFLQVTQGRYPLKTLKFIKH from the coding sequence ATGAGCCGTAACTTTAAGGTATCCGTATGGATGCTCCTTGTGCTTTGCTGCCTGGGAATATCCACGCGAGGTTTTGCGCAGCTTGAGGCTGGTTTTCAGGACCAGCCCTTTGTCGGATCGTTCCCCAACGGTACCGGCATGACGTTCGACAGGAACGGTATTTTGTATGTGTGGGAAAAAGGCGGAAAGCTCTGGCGCGTCGAAAACGGCGTTAAACCCGCGGCCCCCATGCTCGACATCAGCGAAGAAGTCGGCGACTACGGCGACCACGGTCTGCTCAGCGTAGTCACCGACCCCAACTTTGCGACCAACGGGTACGTGTACCTCTATTACGTAGCCGACCTGCACCACCTGCTGTACTACGGAACCCCGCAGTACGACCCCACGAAAACCATCAGCGATCGCTCGACCATCGTCCGCGTGGCCCGGTACACGGCCCGCGCCTCGGACGGCATGCGGACGATTGATCCCGCCAGCCGCCTCCTGCTGCTGGGCGAAACCAAATCGACCGGCATTCCGGTGCTGCACCTGTCGCATGCCGGCGGGGCGATGGTCTTCGGGACCGACGGCACGCTGCTGATCTCGACCGGCGACGGAGCGGGCTTCGGCTCACCGGACATGGGTTCGCATCCGGAAACGTTCTTTCAGGCCGGACTGGACGACGGGATCATTCCCGCTTCCGAAAACATCGGCTGCTTCCGGGCCCAGAGCCTGAACTCGCTTTGCGGAAAAGTGCTGCGGATCAATCCGGGCACGGGCAACGGCGTTTCGTCGAACCCGTACTACGATGCCGCCAACCCGCGTTCGCCCAAATCGCGAATCTGGGCGGCGGGTCTCCGCAATCCGTTCCGGATGTCGCTGCGCCCCGGCACGGGTGTGACCGATCCGGCCGCGGGCAACCCCGGCGCGCTCTACATCGGTGACGTGGGCTACTCCCGATTCGAGGAAATCGACGTCGTGACGGGCAAAGGACAGAACTTCGGCTGGCCGTTTTACGAAGGTATGGACCGCGGTTCCGACGAGTTCTGGTGGAACAATGCCGGGATTCCGTACCGTCCGGCAACGCCCATCGGTGCGGTGGTAGCCTGGCGCGGAACGGGTCTGGTTCGTCGCGGAGCGACGCAGTACCCGCTCGGGCAGGCTCCGTTCGCCATTCAGGGCATTTCGGGCAACTGCGTCATCGGCGGCGAATTCCATCCCGGCGGCGGCAACTACCCGGCGGCTTACCAGAACCGGTATTTCTTCACCGATTACGGCTCGGGCTGGATCATTGGCTCCCGCTTCGACGCGGGCAATGAACCGGAAGAAAACGGAATGATCTCGATGGCCCGCGGCGGCTTTATTCCCGGCGTGGCCTGTATGGCGTTCAACCCCGTTGACAAAAATCTGTATTACATGCGTTTCGGGCAGGGAGCCAGCATCCGCCGGGTCGTTTATGCCGGGGCAGTCAACCAGCCGCCCGTGGCCCGCATCACGGCCGACCGGACGTCCGGCAACAGCCCGCTCACGGTAGCCTTCTCGGGCAGTCAGTCCACCGACCCCGACGGCCAGCCGCTGACCTACACCTGGAATTTTGGAGACGGCACCACCGGCACGGGCCTGGCCCCCACGCACACGTTTACGACCACGGCCACCGGCCCCAATTCGTACACGGTGACGCTGACCGTTGCCGACAATGCCGGTGGGTCTGCTCAGGCCCAGCAGGTGATTTCGATGCGCAATACGCCGCCGGTCATTTCGGGCACCAGCCTCGACGCCATTGTCCGTTTCGACAACACGCAGGCGCAGACCGTCAACCTCTCGGCCACGGTATCCGATGCGCAGACGCCGAATGCCCAGCTGACGTACAAATGGTCGGCGTTCCTGTATCACAACGACCACCGGCACCACGACCTCGATATTAACGCACCGACCGGCACACTGAGCATCAGCCCGCTTTCGTGCGACGGCTCAGCCACGTACTGGTACCGCATTTACCTGACCGTCACGGACCCGGGCGGGCTTTCGACGGAATATTACAAAGATCTGTACCCGGCCTGCGCCGGTCAGCAGCAGACCATCACTTTCCCGACGCTGGCCGACCGGACTACGGCTTCCCCTTCGTTCATTCCGCAGGCCACGGCTTCGTCCGGACTGCCGGTTGAGTATTTCGTGGTGGAAGGTCCGGCCTTTATCAACAACGGCCGCGTGGAACTGAACGGCGGACAGGGCCGGGTGACCATCCGGGCCACGCAGCACGGCAACAGCACGTTCTCTCCGGCAACGGCCGTCGAACGGTCATTCAACGTAACGGGCGTACAGGCGTTCAACCCAGCGTACACCCGTCCGGAAGGCCACCTCGACGAAGCCGATTGCAGCTTCGTCAAAGGCTGGGTCGTCGACCGCAACCAGCCGAACGTGCCGATTACGGTGGACCTGTATATCGACGGGCAGTTTGAAGCTACGCTTCGCGCCGATCTGTACCGGCAGGATTTGGCGCAGTATCTCGGCGATAACGGCTATCACGGCTTTCTGTATACCCTGCCGGCGGGTCGTCGGACGGGCGGCACGCACCGGGTTGAAGCCAAATTCGGGGGCACCACCCTCGCGCTGAACACGCCGATGCGGCAATACACCTGTACCGCTCCGGCACCGACGCCCGCTCCAGCACCGGCTCCAGCCCCGACCCCTGCTCCGACGCCAGCACCCGCTCCGGCCCCGACCGTGAGTTACGGTGCGCCGGAAGGTCACCTCGACGAGGCGCAGTGCGATTTTGTCAAAGGCTGGGCGGTTGACCGCCGCGCTCTGAATCAGTCCGTGAACGTAGACATCTTCATGGATGGGACCTTGATTGGGACGATCAAAGCGGACCTGTCGCGGCCGGACGTGGGAACGTATCTGGGGGATAATGGTCTGCACGGGTTCCGATTCCCCATTCCGACGAACTATCAGACTCCCGGCACGCACCGCATCGAAGCCCGTTTTGCGGGAAGTACCATCGTCCTGACCGGGTCGCCGAAGCAGTACACCTGTACCACGCCGGCTCCTCAGGCAGCGCCCGCCCCGACCCCACCCACGGCTGTAACTTACGGCTCACCGGAAGGCCACCTCGATGTTGCGCAGTGTGATCTGGTGAAAGGCTGGGCGGTCGACCGCCGGGCGCTGAACCAGTCGATCAGCGTCGATATCTACCTGGACGGAACGCTGATTGCAACGGTGAAAGCGGATCAGTCGCGGCCGGACGTGGGCACGTATCTTGGCGACAATGGCCTGCACGGGTTCCAGTACGCCATCCCGGCCACTTACCGGACACCGGGCACGCACCGCATCGAAGTGAAGTATGCCACGTCAAACCAGGCACTGCTGGATTCTCCGCGGCAGTACTCCTGCAACAGTGTAGCCCGTACGGCTGCGGTTGCCAAGGAACCCACGCCGCAGCAGGTTGCCGAAGGCCAGTGGCGGCTGTTCCCGAACCCGACGACGGACGAAGTGACTGTGGAGCTTCCGGCGGTTTTCAGCGCCAGCGACGTTCAGTTGTTCATCGTCACGCAATCGGGGGGTAAAGTGGCCATTCCGGCTAGCATGGTGCAGATCAGCGGCAACCAGTTGCGGGTCAGCACGCAGGCCTTGCAACTGCCGAAAGGCTTGTACTTCCTGCAGGTAACCCAGGGCCGCTATCCGCTGAAGACGCTGAAGTTTATTAAGCACTGA
- a CDS encoding TIGR04283 family arsenosugar biosynthesis glycosyltransferase — protein sequence MATVSVIIPTLNEEKALPRTLRQIRQLCPEPVEVIVVDGGSTDGTLRLLQTYRAELPFLRVLKSPVACRSVQMNHGSRAATGDVLCFLHADTTLPDDALNVMLETLADTRTAAGGFISLMRGPLQTRWITSFHNYIKSYYAPLLFRPHLFFFKGARLLFGDQVIFCRREQFLACGGYTDELPIMEEADLLLKLVRFGRIRQVNRVVESSDRRVEKWGFWRANALFLYIGFLWGVGYSPEKLKRLYADIR from the coding sequence GTGGCTACGGTTTCTGTCATCATTCCAACCCTCAACGAAGAAAAGGCGCTGCCCCGTACCCTGCGGCAGATCCGGCAACTGTGCCCGGAACCGGTGGAGGTGATTGTCGTGGACGGCGGCAGCACCGACGGGACCCTCCGGCTGCTGCAAACCTACCGGGCCGAACTGCCTTTTTTGCGGGTGCTGAAAAGCCCGGTGGCCTGCCGCTCGGTGCAGATGAACCACGGGTCCCGCGCCGCTACCGGTGACGTTCTGTGTTTTCTCCACGCCGACACCACCCTGCCCGACGATGCCCTGAACGTTATGCTCGAAACCCTGGCGGATACCCGGACGGCGGCGGGCGGCTTTATTTCGCTCATGCGCGGGCCGCTACAGACGCGCTGGATCACGTCGTTTCACAACTATATCAAAAGTTATTACGCCCCGCTGCTGTTCCGGCCGCATCTGTTTTTCTTCAAAGGGGCGCGGCTGCTGTTCGGCGATCAGGTCATTTTCTGCCGCCGGGAACAGTTTCTGGCCTGCGGCGGCTACACGGACGAACTGCCGATCATGGAAGAGGCCGACCTGCTGCTGAAACTGGTCCGCTTCGGGCGCATCCGGCAGGTCAATCGGGTGGTGGAATCGTCGGACCGGCGGGTGGAAAAATGGGGTTTCTGGCGGGCGAATGCGCTTTTTCTGTACATCGGCTTTCTCTGGGGTGTGGGCTATTCGCCCGAAAAACTGAAACGGCTCTACGCCGACATCCGGTAA
- a CDS encoding hydroxymethylglutaryl-CoA reductase produces the protein MFKFLPNALLKQLYTRNSLRNTSDGFAFSLKNRLADARFTGLQKALIDGREYPAAAFTLEPDGGEAVALTAISASQPLSFPLRRSVSVRAKGDSLPEGRHQLEITLHTQPFGTITLKVEDELQTAPPPAERPGIPRNPVDDYTAEAVGNRQDYLRTTTGLNPTHLTGYSFEPEVMRGNCENFVGVAQVPVGLAGPLRINGEHAQGDFLIPLATTEGTLVASYNRGMKLINLSGGVRCTVQDEGMQRAPVFGFADARAARDFVQWIDGHRADLATEAESTSRYARLRYVDSYLTGRLAFLRFGFSTGDAAGQNMVSKATLAACNWIMQHYDGIEEFFLESNLATDKKPSQINVLKTRGRRVTAEILIPRDLLIRELQVEPATLDRHARFGNIGSWLAGANNNGLHSVNGLAALFIATGQDVACLAESSAAIAFSEVRPNGDLYGSITLPSLVIATHGGGTGLPTQRECLEMMDCYGSGKVSKLAEIMAGVVAAGELSLAAAISSLDWVSSHEAARRAE, from the coding sequence ATGTTCAAATTCTTACCGAACGCCCTGCTCAAACAGCTTTATACCCGCAACAGTCTCCGCAACACGTCCGACGGTTTTGCTTTTTCGCTGAAAAACCGGCTGGCCGACGCCCGTTTTACCGGTCTGCAAAAAGCCCTCATCGACGGACGCGAGTACCCGGCAGCGGCCTTCACGCTGGAACCCGACGGAGGCGAGGCCGTTGCCCTGACCGCCATTTCGGCCAGCCAGCCGCTGAGCTTTCCCCTGCGCCGCTCGGTGAGTGTCCGGGCCAAAGGCGATTCATTGCCGGAAGGGCGGCATCAGTTGGAGATTACGCTGCATACGCAGCCCTTCGGGACGATCACGCTGAAAGTGGAGGACGAGCTCCAGACCGCCCCGCCGCCCGCAGAACGACCCGGCATTCCCCGGAATCCGGTCGATGATTATACGGCGGAAGCGGTCGGGAACCGGCAGGACTACCTGCGCACCACGACCGGCCTGAACCCCACGCACCTGACGGGCTATTCGTTCGAGCCGGAGGTGATGCGAGGCAACTGCGAAAACTTCGTCGGGGTGGCGCAGGTGCCGGTTGGACTCGCCGGGCCGCTCCGCATCAACGGCGAACACGCGCAGGGCGACTTCCTGATTCCGCTGGCGACCACCGAGGGAACGCTCGTGGCCTCCTACAACCGGGGCATGAAGCTCATCAACCTCAGCGGCGGCGTCCGCTGTACCGTTCAGGACGAAGGCATGCAGCGCGCCCCGGTTTTCGGGTTTGCCGATGCCCGCGCCGCCCGGGATTTTGTGCAGTGGATCGACGGGCACCGCGCCGACCTAGCGACCGAGGCCGAAAGCACCTCCCGCTACGCCCGGCTCCGCTACGTGGACAGCTACCTGACCGGTCGGCTGGCGTTCCTGCGGTTCGGCTTCTCGACGGGCGACGCGGCGGGGCAGAACATGGTCAGCAAGGCCACGCTGGCGGCCTGCAACTGGATTATGCAGCATTACGACGGTATTGAGGAGTTTTTTCTGGAATCCAATCTGGCGACCGACAAAAAGCCTTCGCAGATCAACGTGCTGAAAACCCGGGGGCGACGCGTCACAGCCGAAATCCTCATTCCCCGCGACCTGCTGATCCGGGAATTGCAGGTCGAACCGGCGACGCTGGACCGGCACGCCCGCTTTGGAAACATCGGCTCGTGGCTGGCGGGGGCCAACAACAACGGGCTGCATTCGGTCAACGGGCTGGCGGCGCTCTTCATCGCCACGGGACAGGATGTGGCCTGTCTGGCCGAGTCCTCGGCGGCGATTGCCTTCTCCGAAGTCCGGCCGAACGGCGACCTGTACGGATCCATCACGCTGCCTTCGCTGGTCATTGCCACGCACGGCGGCGGCACGGGCCTGCCGACCCAGCGCGAATGTCTTGAAATGATGGACTGTTACGGCTCCGGGAAGGTCAGCAAACTGGCCGAGATCATGGCGGGCGTGGTGGCCGCCGGGGAATTATCGCTGGCCGCCGCCATTTCCTCGCTCGACTGGGTGTCGAGCCACGAGGCGGCGCGGCGGGCGGAGTAA
- a CDS encoding Gfo/Idh/MocA family protein: MNTTPIYVPDRRLVRRDFIRYASASALVLPAMSLLTSCGGGESQSSEKKEAADASGGRTLGIALVGLGKYSEGELAPALKETKLCRLAGIVTGTPEKAEKWKKEYNIPDKNIYNYQTFDRIADNPDIDIVYVVLPNALHAEYVIRAAQAGKHVICEKPMATNAADCQKMIDACRKAGKKLSIGYRLHFEPFNREMMRLGQTQEFGKVNRIIAQNGQKQGMDTPWRLGKGLSGGGPLPDVGVYCIQGAIYTKGQVPVSVTAKFHPITDKEKFSEVEEGVDFQMEFPDGTVAACKTSYNDKYNILRAEAASGWFALEPAYQYDGLKGTTSKGEMKLENLNQQARQMDAFADCILNNQETTVPGEMGMRDVQLIEAIYRAAQTGNRVSTKDIIQVLDKTAAEQA, translated from the coding sequence ATGAATACAACCCCGATTTACGTTCCTGACCGGCGCCTTGTCCGCCGCGACTTCATCCGGTATGCCAGCGCGTCGGCGCTGGTGCTGCCCGCCATGTCTCTGCTCACGTCCTGCGGTGGCGGCGAGAGCCAGTCGTCCGAAAAAAAGGAAGCCGCGGATGCTTCGGGCGGGCGGACGCTCGGCATTGCCCTCGTCGGGCTGGGCAAGTACAGCGAAGGCGAGCTGGCCCCGGCCCTCAAAGAAACCAAGCTGTGCCGACTGGCGGGTATCGTAACGGGCACGCCGGAGAAGGCCGAGAAGTGGAAAAAAGAGTATAACATTCCGGACAAGAATATCTACAACTACCAGACCTTCGACCGGATTGCCGATAATCCGGACATCGACATTGTCTACGTGGTGCTTCCCAACGCGCTGCATGCCGAATACGTCATCCGGGCGGCGCAGGCCGGAAAGCACGTCATCTGCGAAAAACCGATGGCCACCAATGCCGCTGACTGCCAGAAAATGATCGATGCCTGCCGGAAAGCGGGCAAAAAGCTGTCGATCGGCTACCGGCTGCACTTTGAACCGTTCAACCGGGAGATGATGCGGCTCGGGCAAACGCAGGAATTCGGTAAGGTAAACCGGATCATCGCCCAGAACGGCCAGAAACAGGGCATGGACACCCCCTGGCGGCTGGGCAAGGGACTTAGCGGCGGCGGTCCGCTGCCCGACGTGGGCGTGTACTGCATTCAGGGGGCCATTTACACGAAAGGGCAGGTGCCGGTTTCGGTAACGGCCAAATTTCATCCTATTACGGACAAGGAAAAATTCAGCGAGGTGGAAGAGGGCGTCGATTTTCAGATGGAATTCCCGGACGGCACGGTGGCGGCCTGCAAGACCAGTTACAACGACAAGTACAACATCCTCCGGGCCGAAGCCGCCAGCGGCTGGTTTGCCCTGGAGCCCGCTTACCAGTACGATGGCCTGAAAGGCACGACCAGCAAAGGGGAGATGAAACTGGAAAACCTGAACCAGCAGGCCCGCCAGATGGACGCCTTTGCCGACTGCATCCTGAACAATCAGGAAACGACCGTACCCGGCGAGATGGGCATGCGCGACGTGCAGCTGATCGAAGCCATCTACCGGGCCGCGCAGACGGGCAACCGGGTGTCGACCAAAGACATCATTCAGGTTCTGGATAAAACCGCCGCGGAGCAGGCGTAA
- a CDS encoding TIM barrel protein — protein sequence MSHPKKDLSRRDFLQASLAVAAGTLALPAYSSARLSLPLGVCAPYEKAALLKDLGYDFVEENVGRFLLPEADEAYSQNRQKLAAGLPVRSYISFFPGSLKSVGPTTHHEAILQRADKALQRAKECGSKNIVFGSGGSRAIPDGFDRETAKKQHIELCRKMAPLAEKHGVTLAVEPLNRGETNFINSLADGVEIIQAVQNPWFKLQCDIYHMLKEDEKPEEIVRFKEFIVHCHIAEKAKRTAPGIAGDDFRPYFRALKKINYKGGLSLECNWTNFDEEVKRGIDVLKKQLSEV from the coding sequence ATGTCACACCCCAAAAAAGATTTATCCAGACGGGATTTTCTGCAAGCCTCCCTTGCGGTCGCGGCCGGTACACTGGCTTTGCCTGCCTACAGCAGCGCCCGGCTGTCGCTGCCGCTTGGCGTTTGTGCCCCGTACGAAAAAGCCGCCCTGCTCAAAGACCTCGGCTATGATTTTGTCGAAGAAAATGTCGGCCGTTTTCTGCTGCCCGAAGCCGACGAAGCCTACAGCCAGAACCGGCAAAAGCTGGCAGCGGGCCTTCCGGTGCGCTCCTACATTTCGTTTTTTCCGGGAAGTCTGAAATCCGTCGGGCCGACCACGCACCACGAAGCCATTCTGCAACGGGCCGACAAAGCGCTGCAGCGGGCGAAGGAGTGCGGCTCGAAAAACATTGTCTTCGGCAGCGGCGGCTCCCGGGCCATTCCGGACGGCTTCGACCGCGAGACGGCCAAGAAGCAGCACATCGAACTTTGCCGGAAAATGGCTCCGCTGGCCGAAAAACACGGCGTTACGCTGGCCGTCGAACCGCTGAACCGGGGCGAAACCAACTTTATCAACAGCCTCGCCGATGGCGTCGAAATCATCCAGGCCGTGCAGAATCCGTGGTTTAAGCTGCAATGCGACATTTACCACATGCTGAAAGAGGACGAAAAGCCGGAGGAAATCGTGCGGTTCAAAGAGTTTATCGTTCACTGCCACATCGCCGAGAAAGCCAAACGGACGGCCCCCGGCATCGCGGGCGACGACTTCCGGCCGTATTTCCGGGCTTTGAAAAAAATCAATTACAAAGGCGGTCTGTCGCTGGAATGCAACTGGACCAATTTTGACGAAGAGGTAAAACGCGGCATCGACGTGCTCAAAAAGCAACTGAGCGAGGTTTGA